The following are encoded together in the Arcticibacterium luteifluviistationis genome:
- a CDS encoding ABC transporter permease produces MFKIFKYIFSDLMRSRWSYVYFLFYLALGFVMLFLNNDVSKAIITLMNIIVVLTPLVGTVFGVMHYYDSKEFTELLLAQPIKRSTLFLGQYIGLSLSLTLSLVLGLGIPFLAYGVLESAAIWNFSSLLLIGAFLTFIFVALAYLIALSNENKIKGFGYAILLWLFLAVIYDGLFLITLLVFDDYPIDKFALIATVFNPIDLSRILILLKLDISALFGYTGATFKMFLGTNLGMFASTLILTLWVVIPAWFIIRKAKKKDF; encoded by the coding sequence ATGTTTAAAATATTCAAATACATCTTTTCAGATTTGATGCGTAGCCGGTGGAGCTATGTATACTTTCTGTTTTACTTAGCATTAGGTTTTGTAATGCTGTTTCTAAATAATGATGTCTCCAAAGCCATCATTACCTTGATGAATATCATTGTAGTACTTACCCCTTTGGTCGGTACCGTGTTTGGCGTAATGCATTATTATGATTCTAAAGAATTTACAGAACTGTTGCTAGCTCAACCTATCAAACGCTCCACGCTCTTTTTAGGACAATACATCGGACTTTCGCTCTCACTTACGCTGAGTTTAGTTTTAGGACTGGGTATTCCATTCTTAGCCTATGGCGTCTTAGAATCCGCTGCTATCTGGAATTTCAGTTCACTCCTACTTATTGGAGCTTTTCTGACTTTCATTTTCGTGGCCTTGGCATACCTTATAGCCCTCTCTAACGAAAACAAAATTAAAGGCTTTGGCTATGCGATTTTGCTTTGGCTGTTTTTAGCAGTGATTTATGATGGCCTTTTCCTTATCACTCTTCTGGTTTTTGACGACTACCCTATTGACAAGTTTGCTTTGATAGCCACAGTATTTAACCCCATTGACTTGTCACGAATCCTGATTTTGCTAAAGCTCGACATTTCCGCCTTATTTGGATACACTGGAGCTACCTTCAAAATGTTTTTAGGGACAAACCTAGGGATGTTTGCCTCTACCCTTATTTTAACCTTGTGGGTCGTTATTCCTGCTTGGTTTATTATACGCAAAGCAAAAAAGAAGGATTTTTAA
- a CDS encoding nitrous oxide reductase accessory protein NosL, producing MKATNILYLLLFSLGAFGQKQSACSLCKMDISDVRFMAFAEIKNTKLSFDAAECLVNYIKLNTEAKNLQVTDYQTGNLIEATSAFYLKSADIPSPMGANISAYATEKAAQSMQKQKGGEVMNWDTLQKRFKSSKFGSNTESHHHHSSRPDIYGPTGIMGDHLHGKGGKMLSVKYMTMPMNGNRSSSKLIEDEAVFANYMVSPQQMNMQMFMISGMYAISDKVTLMAMQNFRINNMTLTHKMVMEGMPMYHDFETKATGFGDLNLNTLIGLISKENYSFHLNTGLSVPLGSISNRDKTPMSESAKLPYAMQLGSGTYDATIGGTLRGSREKSSWGIQHLSTFRMGKNQYDYNLGDLHQMNLWTTHSLTSKLSTSLRINATVSGAINGKDDELMPMMVPTAKGSNYERQIIRAFAGINSFTLTKGILASAEIGLPVFQHSAGVFMDETFTLNTGLRFIL from the coding sequence ATGAAAGCAACAAATATCCTTTACCTCTTACTTTTCTCCTTAGGTGCCTTCGGTCAAAAACAGTCGGCTTGTTCTTTATGCAAAATGGACATCTCCGATGTCAGATTTATGGCTTTTGCTGAAATCAAAAACACCAAACTCTCCTTTGACGCCGCAGAGTGTCTGGTCAATTATATAAAGCTTAACACTGAAGCAAAGAACCTACAAGTCACAGACTATCAAACAGGAAATCTAATCGAGGCAACTTCTGCTTTCTATTTAAAAAGTGCTGACATACCAAGCCCAATGGGTGCCAATATTTCAGCATACGCTACAGAAAAAGCTGCTCAATCCATGCAAAAACAAAAAGGCGGCGAAGTAATGAATTGGGACACGCTTCAAAAGCGTTTCAAAAGCTCCAAATTTGGTAGCAATACAGAATCTCATCATCATCACTCGTCCCGGCCAGATATCTATGGACCTACTGGTATTATGGGTGACCACCTTCATGGAAAAGGTGGGAAAATGCTCTCTGTTAAATATATGACCATGCCCATGAATGGGAACAGGTCTTCTAGTAAATTAATAGAAGACGAAGCCGTTTTTGCTAATTACATGGTAAGTCCACAGCAAATGAACATGCAAATGTTTATGATTAGTGGCATGTATGCTATTTCAGACAAAGTGACCTTAATGGCCATGCAAAACTTCAGGATTAATAACATGACACTCACTCATAAGATGGTGATGGAAGGCATGCCTATGTACCATGATTTTGAGACAAAAGCCACTGGTTTTGGCGACCTAAATCTGAATACATTAATTGGTCTAATTTCAAAAGAAAACTACTCTTTTCATTTAAATACAGGGCTTAGTGTACCCTTGGGAAGTATTTCAAACAGAGATAAAACACCCATGAGCGAAAGTGCCAAATTACCTTATGCCATGCAGCTAGGTTCTGGTACTTATGATGCTACTATTGGCGGTACTTTACGGGGAAGCCGTGAGAAGTCTTCTTGGGGCATACAACATTTAAGTACTTTCAGAATGGGCAAGAATCAGTATGACTACAATCTTGGAGATTTACATCAAATGAATCTTTGGACTACCCATTCATTGACCAGTAAGCTTAGTACTTCATTAAGAATTAATGCAACAGTTAGCGGTGCAATCAATGGCAAAGACGACGAACTTATGCCAATGATGGTTCCTACCGCAAAGGGTTCCAACTATGAACGACAAATCATCAGAGCTTTCGCTGGTATTAATTCATTTACCCTTACCAAAGGCATCCTAGCCTCTGCTGAAATAGGTCTGCCCGTTTTTCAACATAGTGCAGGAGTCTTTATGGATGAAACCTTCACTTTAAATACTGGACTAAGATTTATTTTATAA
- a CDS encoding DUF4382 domain-containing protein, translating to MRKQSRILALGVLALSMFAFSCDDNDSTPKGDINDPDQAQGSLSFGITDAPIDQADVSAAFITVTEIKVDGQTFSGFQGPQTFNLLELQNGNSLDLGQGNVAAGSYSSLELVIDAESDATGSGPGCYILKTDGTKEKLELASGTATSITMAPSDFKVEENANTEIIMDFDLRKSVKSSGDDYSFVTNNELNAAVRAENKAMTGAIKGQIDNAAAASGKVVVYVYEKGTFDASTETSGQGSSDVMYANAVSSAKVNADGTFNLSFLSEGNYEIQCDMPEENDSGLGLSTLLELESNADLSNVGVNAGAETNLNLSLKLEGLLGAK from the coding sequence ATGAGAAAGCAAAGTAGAATTTTAGCTTTAGGAGTGTTGGCTTTATCAATGTTCGCATTTTCTTGCGATGATAATGATTCTACACCAAAAGGTGACATCAATGACCCAGACCAAGCTCAAGGGAGCTTAAGTTTCGGTATTACAGATGCCCCTATTGACCAAGCAGATGTTTCGGCGGCTTTCATAACCGTGACAGAAATCAAAGTAGACGGACAGACTTTTAGTGGATTTCAAGGGCCACAAACCTTCAATCTTCTTGAACTTCAAAATGGTAATTCACTTGACTTAGGTCAGGGCAATGTGGCAGCGGGTTCATATTCAAGCCTTGAGTTAGTTATTGATGCAGAAAGTGACGCTACTGGTTCAGGACCGGGATGTTACATTCTTAAAACAGATGGTACTAAAGAGAAACTAGAATTAGCTTCTGGAACGGCTACATCCATCACCATGGCTCCTAGCGATTTTAAAGTTGAAGAAAACGCCAATACAGAAATTATCATGGATTTTGACTTGAGAAAGTCTGTCAAATCTTCGGGTGATGACTATTCTTTTGTGACAAATAATGAGTTAAACGCGGCAGTTAGGGCGGAGAATAAGGCTATGACTGGTGCCATTAAAGGTCAAATTGATAATGCAGCAGCAGCCAGCGGAAAAGTAGTGGTTTATGTTTACGAAAAAGGAACATTTGACGCGAGTACTGAAACTTCAGGTCAAGGAAGTAGTGATGTAATGTATGCCAATGCGGTAAGTAGTGCTAAAGTAAATGCAGATGGTACGTTTAATCTTTCTTTCCTATCAGAAGGAAACTATGAGATTCAGTGTGATATGCCAGAGGAAAATGATTCAGGATTAGGTTTAAGTACACTTTTAGAGCTAGAGAGCAATGCAGACTTAAGTAATGTAGGTGTTAATGCAGGTGCAGAAACTAACCTAAACTTATCGTTAAAGCTTGAAGGCCTACTCGGAGCTAAGTAA
- a CDS encoding nitrous oxide reductase family maturation protein NosD, producing MSRIPILFFLVLFAQIGLHAETIKICHECSVKSIQKGIDMAQDGDILEIQAGKYLEHDILIDKAISLVGIGNPQIDVETKGYGILIKSDKVKIKNLRISNIGKSFTKDFAAIYISKSKDFLIENVRLEDVFFGVLIEKSNHGIVRNNHISSSAVLEAASGNGIHAWNCDSLTIDKNELHNLRDGIYFEFVTHSKVTHNQSYDNLRYGLHFMFSNNDEYHYNTFTKNGAGVAVMFSKYIKMTHNRFHENWGSASYGLLLKEIYDAEIEDNIIEKNTVGINAEGCTRINYNNNSFISNGWAIKISGACYSNVFQRNNFLNNSFDVSYNSKMNDNSFEGNYWSSYTGYDLDKDGFGDVPFRPVKLFSYIVNRTPETILLLRSLFMEILDFSEKVSPVFTPDNLMDNKPLMKKII from the coding sequence ATGTCTAGAATCCCCATCCTATTTTTTTTAGTTCTATTTGCTCAGATAGGCCTGCATGCAGAAACCATCAAAATCTGTCATGAATGCTCCGTAAAGTCTATTCAAAAAGGAATCGATATGGCTCAAGATGGAGATATTCTTGAAATTCAGGCTGGTAAATATCTCGAGCATGATATCCTAATTGACAAAGCCATCTCCCTTGTAGGAATAGGAAATCCACAAATTGACGTTGAAACCAAAGGTTACGGCATTTTGATTAAATCTGATAAGGTAAAAATTAAGAACCTTAGGATCTCGAATATTGGGAAGAGCTTCACAAAGGATTTTGCGGCTATTTATATTTCAAAATCTAAGGACTTTTTGATTGAGAACGTTAGGCTTGAAGATGTTTTCTTTGGTGTTCTCATTGAAAAATCTAACCATGGAATTGTCAGAAACAATCACATATCTAGCAGTGCCGTTTTAGAAGCGGCCTCTGGAAATGGTATTCACGCATGGAATTGCGACAGTCTGACCATTGACAAAAACGAACTTCATAATTTAAGAGATGGAATTTACTTTGAATTTGTGACTCATAGTAAAGTCACGCATAACCAGTCTTATGATAACCTACGGTATGGCTTACATTTTATGTTTTCAAACAACGATGAATACCATTACAATACATTCACAAAAAATGGTGCTGGTGTAGCAGTTATGTTTTCAAAGTATATTAAAATGACGCATAATAGGTTTCACGAAAACTGGGGTTCGGCTTCTTATGGTTTATTATTGAAAGAGATTTACGATGCAGAAATTGAAGACAACATTATTGAGAAAAACACAGTGGGTATAAACGCTGAAGGTTGCACCAGAATCAATTATAACAACAACAGTTTTATTAGCAACGGCTGGGCTATCAAAATATCTGGAGCATGCTACTCCAATGTTTTCCAAAGAAACAATTTCCTTAACAATTCCTTTGATGTGTCTTATAACAGCAAAATGAACGATAATAGTTTTGAAGGAAATTACTGGAGTTCGTATACAGGGTACGACTTAGACAAAGATGGTTTTGGCGATGTGCCCTTTAGGCCAGTGAAACTATTCTCGTATATAGTTAATCGTACTCCAGAGACGATACTGCTTTTACGTAGTCTTTTTATGGAAATACTTGACTTTTCTGAAAAAGTATCGCCGGTTTTTACCCCGGATAATTTAATGGACAATAAGCCCTTAATGAAGAAAATTATATGA
- a CDS encoding parallel beta-helix domain-containing protein produces the protein MKSTLFKIIGGLALLILGVFLGKSFFSSGGESVPVPTGMQYRNVGTSGEDTNVTQSKEFTGNIIEVKDGSSIQKAVERAIPGDLIRVFPGTYSENVFIDKDDISMQGVVIKGKWPTLDGKKKINDAFLYSGNGILIENFKIINYKGNGIMGQAGNNFVIRNNWIIDTGVYGIFPQYGKNGLIEHNIVSEIADAAIYVGMCDNVDVLHNEVFNNVAGIEIENSRHCLVENNYAHDNTGGLLTFVTPGLPIKTTFDVILRNNFVINNNHENFGAPGSTVAGIPKGTGILVMAADDVIIENNIITGNNNTGITVVDLANGDPKANDPNSEGNPDRLVILDNIMYDNGNDPIGEIKAVMLTKMDTKGPDIFAFGGGVGSTIRDKNKYRTFGIESYGIAQISDTKNIPTMRTPTPVAPRSVSKEELGELTYYGVCAGCHAVGTRLIGVPTEYIQAIHKGNPQGIVDYINKPLNLRDDYPEMPPQDYLSEDAKMAVAEFILSIDIEEGFKKEVK, from the coding sequence ATGAAATCAACCTTATTTAAAATTATTGGCGGATTAGCCCTTTTGATACTTGGTGTATTCTTAGGCAAATCTTTCTTTTCTTCTGGCGGAGAATCTGTACCAGTGCCTACCGGAATGCAATATAGAAATGTGGGCACTTCAGGTGAAGACACAAATGTGACTCAAAGCAAGGAATTTACTGGAAACATTATAGAAGTAAAAGATGGAAGCTCTATTCAAAAAGCTGTGGAGAGAGCCATCCCTGGAGACTTAATCCGAGTTTTCCCAGGCACTTATTCTGAGAATGTCTTTATTGACAAAGATGATATCAGCATGCAAGGTGTAGTAATTAAAGGTAAATGGCCAACTTTAGATGGTAAGAAAAAAATAAACGACGCGTTTCTTTATTCTGGAAACGGCATATTGATAGAGAACTTCAAAATCATCAATTATAAGGGAAATGGAATCATGGGGCAGGCCGGGAACAACTTTGTTATTAGAAATAACTGGATTATTGACACTGGTGTGTACGGCATTTTTCCACAGTATGGTAAGAATGGTCTAATTGAGCACAACATAGTAAGCGAGATAGCTGATGCTGCCATTTACGTAGGCATGTGCGATAATGTAGACGTTCTGCACAATGAGGTTTTTAACAATGTGGCTGGTATTGAGATTGAAAATTCAAGGCACTGTTTGGTGGAAAACAACTATGCTCATGATAACACAGGTGGTTTATTAACTTTTGTAACACCCGGCTTACCTATCAAAACAACTTTTGATGTCATTCTTAGAAACAATTTTGTGATTAATAACAATCATGAAAACTTTGGAGCTCCTGGCTCTACAGTAGCCGGAATTCCGAAAGGAACGGGAATCTTAGTTATGGCGGCGGATGATGTAATAATAGAGAACAACATTATTACAGGCAACAATAACACAGGAATTACGGTTGTGGATTTAGCCAATGGCGACCCAAAGGCCAATGACCCAAACTCTGAAGGAAACCCAGACCGTTTGGTGATTTTAGATAACATCATGTATGACAACGGAAACGACCCTATTGGAGAAATAAAAGCTGTTATGCTTACAAAAATGGACACAAAAGGGCCAGACATTTTTGCTTTTGGTGGTGGGGTTGGTAGTACTATAAGAGACAAAAACAAGTATCGCACTTTTGGTATAGAGAGCTACGGTATAGCCCAAATAAGTGATACAAAGAATATACCTACCATGAGAACGCCAACTCCTGTGGCTCCTCGTTCTGTTTCAAAAGAAGAGTTAGGTGAGTTAACGTATTACGGTGTTTGTGCTGGCTGCCATGCAGTGGGAACTAGATTAATTGGTGTACCTACCGAATACATTCAAGCCATACATAAAGGAAACCCACAAGGCATAGTAGATTATATTAACAAGCCTTTAAACCTCAGAGACGATTATCCAGAAATGCCTCCTCAAGATTACTTATCTGAAGACGCCAAAATGGCAGTTGCAGAATTCATTTTATCCATTGATATTGAAGAAGGTTTTAAAAAAGAAGTGAAGTAG
- a CDS encoding nitrous oxide reductase accessory protein NosL gives MRNLLSIILAVFLISCAIEPQEISYGKDACHSCKMNIVDQQHAAEIVSKKGKVYKYDSIECMIRDNKNNQPEEIAMYLVMDYNKPNTFLNASEATFLISNNIPSPMGGFLSALSSEVEAEKLQSQHDGSLHNWEEIQKQF, from the coding sequence ATGAGAAATCTACTAAGCATTATACTAGCAGTCTTTCTTATTTCTTGTGCCATAGAGCCACAAGAAATAAGCTACGGAAAAGATGCATGTCACTCATGCAAAATGAACATAGTGGACCAACAGCATGCCGCTGAAATAGTCAGCAAAAAAGGGAAAGTATATAAGTATGATTCCATTGAGTGCATGATTCGTGACAACAAAAACAATCAACCAGAAGAGATTGCGATGTATTTAGTTATGGATTACAATAAGCCTAATACTTTCCTTAACGCTTCAGAGGCAACATTCTTAATTAGCAACAATATTCCAAGCCCAATGGGTGGATTTCTGTCAGCTTTGAGTTCTGAAGTGGAAGCAGAAAAACTCCAGAGCCAACATGATGGTTCACTCCATAATTGGGAAGAAATTCAAAAACAATTTTAA
- a CDS encoding LytR/AlgR family response regulator transcription factor, with the protein MKAIINILYQKAPYLDSTRNKLFHIGFLSIFTAIFLSVYSPFNMSEWGGSILGYVLIGTFVSFTSQFLLRYLLGLKHLRLYQLIFLAGFELTLITLLLYLIYGVEYLTIGKKIGEFLVTLKFVCLILMGPYLLSVWFLAGRQKPVLSNELSVNNDLGKNPALLSIKSDTNKVLLAIRYDQILLLKSSGNYVDIYYLKGEKVTKELVRISLKELESIIQNTGILRIHRSYLVNKHMISSFKKTRKGYDLIIKHIPEDAVPVSSGYKESFEEALALKLSH; encoded by the coding sequence ATGAAGGCAATAATCAACATACTCTACCAAAAAGCCCCTTATCTGGATTCAACCAGAAACAAGCTTTTCCATATTGGTTTTCTAAGCATCTTTACTGCCATTTTCTTAAGCGTTTATTCCCCCTTTAACATGAGTGAATGGGGCGGAAGCATATTAGGATATGTGCTAATAGGCACTTTCGTGTCATTTACATCTCAGTTTCTATTAAGGTATCTTCTAGGATTAAAACACTTGCGGTTATACCAATTGATATTTTTAGCTGGTTTTGAGCTTACCTTAATTACCCTCCTACTCTATCTTATTTACGGGGTAGAATACTTAACTATTGGCAAAAAAATAGGAGAATTCTTAGTGACACTAAAATTCGTATGTTTGATTTTGATGGGTCCATATTTATTGTCTGTTTGGTTTTTGGCCGGAAGGCAAAAACCAGTTTTATCAAATGAGCTATCCGTAAACAATGACCTTGGTAAAAACCCCGCACTGTTAAGTATAAAATCAGACACAAACAAAGTGCTTTTGGCCATCAGGTATGACCAAATCCTCCTTCTCAAATCGTCTGGAAACTACGTGGATATTTATTATTTAAAAGGCGAAAAAGTAACTAAAGAACTGGTACGTATTAGCCTGAAAGAATTAGAATCAATTATTCAAAATACAGGTATTCTAAGGATCCACAGGTCATATTTAGTAAACAAGCACATGATTTCTTCTTTCAAAAAAACACGGAAAGGATATGACCTTATAATAAAACACATTCCAGAAGATGCCGTTCCTGTTTCATCTGGATATAAGGAAAGTTTTGAAGAAGCCTTAGCTCTAAAGCTGTCCCATTAG
- a CDS encoding ABC transporter ATP-binding protein: MIKIEGLHKKFGKVQVLDDLNLEISMGGIFAILGPNGSGKTTLIKSMLGMVIPNKGTIEIDGDSVIGKYEHRKNINYLPQIANFPSNLSVEELIKMIGDLRGKASSYRSLIQQFGLEPFLNKKLGHLSGGTRQKVNILLTFMFDSNLIILDEPTSGLDPYSMIQLKDIIKKEKEKGKTILITSHIISFVEEVADKIVFILDGKIYFKGTIDELREKTGQANLEHAIAKILTPKNV; the protein is encoded by the coding sequence ATGATAAAGATAGAAGGCTTACATAAGAAATTTGGGAAAGTTCAGGTGCTGGACGACCTCAACTTAGAAATAAGCATGGGTGGTATTTTTGCTATTTTAGGCCCAAATGGCTCAGGAAAAACTACATTAATAAAGAGTATGCTAGGCATGGTTATTCCTAATAAAGGAACCATTGAAATAGATGGAGATAGTGTCATTGGCAAATATGAGCATCGTAAAAACATCAACTACCTTCCACAAATAGCTAACTTTCCAAGTAATCTCTCTGTAGAAGAACTTATTAAGATGATTGGCGATTTACGAGGTAAAGCGTCTTCGTATCGGTCGCTTATTCAACAGTTTGGTCTGGAGCCTTTTTTAAATAAAAAACTTGGCCACCTTTCTGGAGGTACTCGCCAAAAGGTGAACATATTACTAACTTTTATGTTTGACAGTAATCTGATAATCTTAGATGAGCCTACTTCTGGCTTAGACCCTTATTCGATGATTCAGCTCAAAGACATTATCAAAAAAGAGAAGGAAAAAGGAAAAACCATTCTTATCACTTCTCACATCATCAGTTTTGTGGAAGAGGTTGCGGATAAAATTGTCTTCATTTTAGATGGTAAAATCTATTTTAAAGGCACTATTGATGAACTAAGAGAAAAGACAGGACAAGCCAACCTAGAACATGCCATTGCTAAAATATTGACTCCAAAAAATGTTTAA
- a CDS encoding cytochrome-c peroxidase: MNKRDILLKSSIVGLLFAFAMFFLWPDNPTALGDILSENPDAGFSLNKSCPPGFKLNGENECISQNLYLQYDSPNNKGLGGLQTGLPELREGFSPQEIDLGRLLFFDPVLSGNGTMSCATCHQPDKGFSDGMATGIGNGDLKLTRATPTLWNVGYLRKLFWDGRSDSLEQQIEGPLFAKEEMNNTPENLLKTINEIETYKILFAETFPQKDNPEIELDEIYTAITAFQSSLISLNSKYDKYAHGYHNALSSKEKEGMNIFRSFVARCAECHTPPLFTNQEFAIIGSPEPEGLPLDPGAQIPKNDSTLRGAFKVPSLRNIEKTAPYMHSGNFGTLRETVEFYTKGRGHAVPKGENLLIHWHIWEPDLSDYELDRLVDFLKTLTDESFTPKIPEKVPSGLKPSV, translated from the coding sequence ATGAACAAGCGAGACATCCTATTGAAATCAAGTATTGTGGGGCTATTATTTGCCTTTGCAATGTTTTTTTTATGGCCAGATAACCCAACGGCCCTAGGTGATATCCTTTCCGAGAACCCTGACGCTGGCTTTTCCTTAAACAAAAGTTGCCCACCGGGCTTTAAGCTCAATGGGGAAAACGAATGTATTTCTCAGAATTTATATCTTCAATATGATTCGCCAAACAATAAAGGTCTAGGCGGACTTCAAACTGGGCTTCCGGAATTAAGAGAAGGTTTTTCGCCGCAAGAAATAGATTTAGGGCGTCTATTATTTTTTGACCCTGTACTATCTGGCAATGGCACCATGTCATGTGCTACTTGTCATCAGCCCGACAAGGGTTTTAGTGATGGAATGGCGACGGGGATAGGAAATGGAGACTTGAAACTGACAAGAGCTACACCCACGCTTTGGAATGTGGGATATTTAAGAAAGCTCTTTTGGGATGGTCGCTCAGATTCCTTAGAGCAGCAGATTGAGGGTCCATTGTTTGCAAAGGAGGAAATGAACAATACTCCAGAAAACCTTTTGAAAACTATAAATGAGATAGAAACCTACAAGATACTATTTGCCGAAACATTCCCACAAAAGGATAATCCAGAAATAGAGCTTGATGAGATTTATACTGCAATAACAGCTTTTCAAAGCTCATTAATCTCTTTAAATAGCAAATATGACAAATATGCACATGGCTATCATAATGCTTTAAGTAGCAAAGAAAAAGAAGGCATGAATATTTTCAGGTCTTTTGTGGCTAGATGTGCAGAATGCCATACTCCTCCACTTTTTACAAATCAGGAGTTTGCCATAATAGGAAGTCCAGAACCCGAAGGCCTGCCATTAGACCCAGGGGCTCAAATACCAAAAAATGATAGCACTTTAAGGGGTGCTTTCAAAGTGCCTAGTTTAAGAAATATTGAAAAAACAGCTCCTTATATGCATTCAGGAAACTTTGGTACCTTGAGAGAGACTGTTGAATTTTATACAAAAGGCCGCGGCCATGCAGTTCCCAAAGGCGAAAACCTTCTTATTCATTGGCATATTTGGGAGCCTGATTTGAGCGATTATGAGCTAGACCGACTTGTAGATTTTCTAAAAACATTAACCGATGAATCTTTCACTCCAAAAATACCAGAAAAGGTACCTTCTGGCTTAAAACCTTCTGTTTAA